A DNA window from Planctomycetota bacterium contains the following coding sequences:
- a CDS encoding quinol:cytochrome C oxidoreductase, translating into MSQSAPVINLSTANIRGESLSTPGQLMRLLGLAILAGSFLMGLNATDQGLFLRTWMQAWLFVTTVSLGALFFLIVQHITHAGWSVVVRRPAEALASNLQWLWIGFLPFVFYWWKGQLDFIFPWANLEALKHISLEEAELVAKKSAFLNDRFFMIRAAIYLVTWFALSKFFVGNSFAQDSDGSVARTKKLEKWAGPAAILFGVTTSFAAFDWIMSLNPAWFSTMFGVYFFVGCCTGGFACLGIVCLRLQQLGYLKGVITSEHYQDIGKLLFAFGVVFWAYIAFSQYMLIWYGNIPEETAWFLARQIGEWRVVSVVLLFGHFILPFLFLISRWTKRWRGTLFFACVWMLAAQWFDLYYLIHPHIPHDIGTFSTYDQILAKYAGESAHFLNPWNWVLLAGFWLMMVGTTLRRLGSMGLLCVRDPRLAESLRFENI; encoded by the coding sequence ATGAGTCAAAGCGCGCCCGTCATCAACCTGAGCACGGCCAACATCCGCGGCGAGAGTCTTTCCACACCCGGACAGTTGATGCGCCTCCTCGGCCTCGCCATTCTGGCGGGCTCATTCCTCATGGGGCTCAACGCCACCGACCAGGGACTCTTCCTGCGCACCTGGATGCAGGCGTGGCTCTTCGTCACCACGGTTTCCCTCGGAGCGCTCTTCTTCCTGATCGTGCAGCACATCACGCACGCGGGATGGAGCGTGGTGGTGCGCCGCCCCGCCGAGGCGCTCGCCTCGAATCTGCAGTGGCTCTGGATCGGCTTCCTGCCCTTCGTCTTCTACTGGTGGAAGGGGCAGCTGGACTTCATCTTCCCGTGGGCGAACCTCGAGGCCCTCAAGCACATCTCGCTGGAGGAGGCGGAGCTCGTCGCCAAGAAGTCGGCCTTCCTCAACGACCGCTTCTTCATGATCCGCGCCGCGATCTACCTGGTGACCTGGTTTGCGCTGTCGAAGTTCTTCGTCGGCAACTCCTTCGCGCAGGACAGCGACGGCTCGGTGGCCCGCACCAAGAAGCTCGAGAAGTGGGCGGGTCCCGCCGCGATCCTTTTCGGCGTGACCACTTCCTTCGCCGCCTTCGACTGGATCATGAGCCTCAACCCGGCCTGGTTCAGCACCATGTTCGGCGTCTACTTCTTCGTGGGCTGCTGCACCGGCGGCTTCGCCTGCCTGGGCATCGTCTGCCTGCGCCTGCAGCAACTGGGCTACCTCAAGGGGGTCATCACCTCCGAGCACTACCAGGACATCGGCAAGCTGCTCTTCGCCTTCGGCGTGGTCTTCTGGGCCTACATCGCCTTCAGCCAGTACATGCTGATCTGGTATGGCAACATTCCCGAGGAGACCGCGTGGTTCCTGGCCCGGCAGATCGGCGAGTGGCGCGTCGTCAGCGTGGTGCTGCTCTTCGGCCATTTCATCCTGCCCTTCCTCTTCCTGATCAGCCGCTGGACCAAGCGATGGCGCGGCACGCTCTTCTTCGCCTGCGTCTGGATGCTCGCCGCCCAGTGGTTCGATCTCTATTACCTGATCCATCCGCACATTCCCCACGACATCGGCACCTTCAGCACCTACGATCAGATCCTGGCCAAGTACGCCGGCGAGAGCGCCCACTTCCTCAATCCGTGGAACTGGGTCCTGCTGGCGGGGTTCTGGCTCATGATGGTCGGCACCACGCTGCGTCGGCTCGGCTCGATGGGGCTGCTTTGCGTCCGCGATCCGCGCCTGGCCGAGAGTCTGCGCTTCGAAAATATTTGA
- a CDS encoding cytochrome c translates to MPRIFIFAGLIGLMCLLLPPAIIARVRSTPNSNLPIRIVQDMAFQSKYKTQAVNPLFADRNTMRPPVPNAVARGETYIDTHLYDGVIEGQWANVLPEQIATTFATLKRGQERFNIYCSVCHGLSGYGNGIINQRAMELVANANGPVNGTVWVAAKNLVHDEAVVVQPVGQIFNTITYGIRNMAGYGSQIPTEDRWAIAAYVKALQRSQNAQPSDVPPGTKVAEAK, encoded by the coding sequence ATGCCGCGCATCTTCATCTTTGCAGGACTGATCGGATTGATGTGCCTGCTGTTGCCGCCGGCCATCATCGCCCGCGTCCGCAGCACCCCCAATTCAAACCTTCCGATCCGCATCGTCCAGGACATGGCCTTCCAGTCCAAGTACAAGACGCAGGCGGTCAATCCGCTCTTCGCCGACCGCAACACCATGCGTCCTCCGGTGCCCAACGCGGTGGCCCGCGGCGAGACCTACATCGACACACACCTCTACGACGGCGTGATCGAGGGGCAGTGGGCCAACGTCCTGCCGGAGCAGATCGCCACGACCTTCGCCACGCTCAAGCGCGGCCAGGAGCGCTTCAACATCTACTGCTCGGTCTGCCACGGCCTCTCCGGCTATGGCAACGGCATCATCAACCAGCGCGCAATGGAACTGGTGGCCAACGCCAACGGGCCGGTCAACGGCACCGTGTGGGTGGCCGCCAAGAACCTGGTCCACGACGAGGCCGTGGTGGTCCAGCCCGTCGGCCAGATCTTCAACACGATCACCTACGGCATTCGCAACATGGCCGGCTACGGAAGTCAGATTCCCACCGAGGATCGCTGGGCGATCGCGGCCTATGTGAAGGCCCTGCAGCGAAGCCAGAACGCCCAGCCCTCGGACGTGCCTCCGGGAACCAAAGTCGCGGAGGCCAAGTGA